In the genome of Urocitellus parryii isolate mUroPar1 chromosome 7, mUroPar1.hap1, whole genome shotgun sequence, the window gatttttctttttattcaatttgAAAATGTGAGTGTTACAAATGGAAATTGATCATTAATGAATTTAgaataccaatttttaaaaaatgaaagaattaaaaacaccAGTTGTAGCTGCAGATTCAAAACTCAAATTGATAGACTTGACAGAGGAAGCCAAAAACTAATGATTTCATAACAGGAATCTTGATGGAAAATCACCTGAATATAACATCTCGCAAATCGAAAATATGCCTAAAACCATTAAATTGTCTAGTGTTCACATGGCAATGCTGCACAGCCTCCCACATGACAGTCACTCCCCCCCCCATGCCATGTAGGAATGAAATGGAGAGCAAGACCTCACCATTCCCAATACCTATGAGTAATTCTTCACCTCTTGACCTACTGTGGTGTATCACAGTCAGAATCGGGGACCAGGAAAGGTATCCTGTGAATAGACAcagttgctttttgtttttcacgCGCTTGTCATTGGCCTCTGACTCAAACCTAGGTAATTATGGAGGGAAGAGTGTCAATAGATTCAAAGTAACaaaacaaggaacaaaccagagagtttTGGTATTTGAAAGACTAGACTTTAAAAAAGGCTTTTTATGTTTATACTTTCCCAGTTGTCTAGTCATCTTGTCTCTAATTCTGATTGCCTTAATAAGTGTAAGTTGTTGTATTCATAGTCGAAACCCAAAGGAAGAATTTAAAGTCTTAGCCATAGAGATAGAATCTGGAGTCAAAaagaccctggtttcaattcctctGTACACCCTCTCACATGTTCACTATGTAAGTTGGAAGTTACTTAGTTCTCGTGTATGTCAAAGTCTACATCTATAAACAGGAATGACAATACCTACTTCATAGAATCATTGTGAGATGTCAGATGCTTAGCAAAGGGCCTGACATTGAAAGTGGTTAGTATTATAATTACTCCTATAGAACACCACTCATTACAAGCCAGGGTTAGGGGCTTGGAGGCAGTAGAGGAGATCTGCAAGCCTCAATCACCTTTCACAGCCTCAGGTTACTTGTTCAAAAATCTCCCTTCTCACCTAGTATTGTCATTCTtcctaaaatttttcttccttcctcaccaTGATTTGTAAAACTAGTGTAGAACTTTGTCACTAATCATGGCGCAAATAAGGCTTAACAAAACTATGGacttttgccctttgaaataccTAAATCATCTGTAATGGAGATTTTAGAAGTTTTCCCTCAGCATAAAGGAGAGCTCTACTAccttatgaaataataataacaatacctAAACATGATGAAGAACTATTTACTGGGATAATTTTAGCCTCTTTGTGTTTTCTAAATGGAAGTACTTTTTATACAGATGACAGGTAACTAAATGGATAACTATTAAGGCaacaaaactagaaatattaTACAATTTCAAATGCTTTGAAATTGCCCTGTACTTTTCACAAGATAATTTGTAAGCTACACAAGGACAGAGCTCTTCCCTGATGTATCTTAAGCACCTAAAATCATGCCTGGTATATCAAGGAATATATCTCCTTCTTTagaaacttgcaaaaaaaaaaaaaataaaacaaaagcagccatacttctttatttttaaaaatcaacaaaaattataatttccaaGCATTTGCTTATGAAGGCAAACTCTGACCTTGAGTCCTGGGTTCAACTTTGTATTATGTGATCCTAAGTAATTCACTTAATTCCTCTGTGTCTGTTTCCCCTTTTTAAGATGTGTAGATTTACTACCTCATAGTGTTGTTATTAAACTAAAATAAGTTAATACATGAGTGAAGAGACTTCAGAACTTTCTGGTATAAAGAAAGtactcaagggctggggatgtggctcaagcagtaccaggctcgcctggcatgtgtgcggcccgggttcgatcctcagcaccacatacaaaacaaaaagatgttgtgtccctgaaaactaaaaaataaatattaaaaaaactaactctctctctctcctctctctcctctctctctctctctctctctctctctctctctctctctctctctctctctctctctccccctctccctctcaaaaaaagaaagtatcaataaatgcagggtgtttttattaaaattggaaattttgCTGAAACATTGAGATTCATGAAATAAATGCAGCTGGGGGTCCCACAGCCAAGTGACAAAGCCAGAGCTAAACCACTATGTTACTGTCCAATATATGGAAAAGATCTCCCTATTGTATCAAGCTACCTGCTCATCCTTTGTACCTGTAcactttgtaaaattatttactagaaaaaaaagatgagtatAATTCACCCTCTTAGAAAAcgcaattggaaaaaaattagtattcTGAGATATTTGTtggaaataatgagaaaatcTTGACCCATAATACACAAAGCAGTTCATAGAACTGCCCTAATTCCAAGTTTAGCACACTTAAATAGTCTggaaattttggcatttatttgAACACAGATTGAGGAGAACTGGAATCAAATGCTATAATTCTTGAGATGTCTTCAGCATAATCTAATATTCAGAATCACTGAGTGCCTCACTTCCTCCCTAGGTCTTATTTTCCCCCTCTTCTCCATCCACCCGCTCAGCTGGAGCTAGGCACCTTGGCTGGAGTTCTCCCTGGCGGGGGCGGCTGATTCCCAGAGCCCAGAGGCCCAGAGCCGCTAAATGGTGAAGGCTCAGCGTGGCAGCAAGTTCTGGCAAAGAGCTGATCTGTGAGCAGTTTCTCTTCCAGACGGGTCAAGTCCGGCTTCACGCATGGACTAGGAGAATTAAAGGAAGGTTACTTTATCAGCGGTGCCAGCTGAGcgcagcccaggtgtgccaggagctGCAGGTGAGTTACTGTAGGTCCCTCCCTTCCCACTCCACCTTATCCGCCCCGTGTCCAACACGTTGGCTAGGGCGCAGCTCCAAGAGGTCCGGAGGGCACATTTTTAGTCTCACCTGGGAACCTGCTCTAGGCTTCTCCATTTACCGCGGGGTCGCTAAAGTTTAAACTCCTGTTCCAACCCAAGTTTCTGCTATTCCTGGTCTTTCCGCCTCTCTCCTTTCCTAAGCTGAGAGCCTGTTCTCCCGGAAAGTTTAAGAGTGCACAGTGTCTTATTGTAGGGTGGACACTCTAGTGGGTGGGAGCTCCCAATGATGACCTCTAGTTCTTAGTGACCCCCCTGGGATTTTAATTAAAACGCATCATATTAGCCTTATATCTCAACAGAGCGGGGTGActaaaggaagagggagaagaaaatagAGCAGGAATAACAAATCAGACTGGAATAAGAGTGAAGTGGGAAGAAAGGTTGCAGCCGAGGTCTACAGGTACCCTACCCCACGCGCTCACACCTGGAGTAGACACCCCTATAAAgatttttacaatatttacaataaaagaaagggggaaaatacAAGCCCTCAAGTTAGTAAGGACTCAGACCCAATTACCTCCTCAGCTTTCTAAACTTTGTTTTGATCTCCTGCCTGGAAAAGTGAGTCTCGCCATAGCCTTTGCTTGCGCCAGGCTACGAGTACGCacccctccttcttccccctccaAGCTAcacctccctctcccactccctTCCCCAACCCCTCCTCACTCCAAGCAGCGCTACTGAAGATGGGGATCCCAATTCCAGAGTTGGGGGCGGAGGGGTGCGTACATCCGGGAAGAGCCACAGCGACTGGCTGTGTTTCCTGGGGCTGTCCTGGGCTGGGTCCACACAGAACAGTTTCCCTTGGCGaaacctctcctctcctcccagcctcccagctctgccacttgtgCGCTGCTACCGCGCACTCGCAGCTCCCTAGCGACAAGAAGGGGAACGAGCACAGCGGGTGGAGCGAGGAGGGGTGCGCGAGTGGGAGGCACCTCCCtcgggaggctgggaaatcccgACCGTCACCAGGGGCCGTGCCACCGCCCTCGCGGGACCCAGGCTTCCAGCGTGTTCCCAACTTTGTGGCGCCCTCAGGCAGTGGCGGCGGGAATGGAGCTGCCTCATAGCGGCCGGACGCCGCTGGGCTCACCGCTGGACAGCTGCTCCCTGGCCTCTCTCGACTCCAGCGTCTTCTGCAGCGAGGGTGAAGGGGAGCCCTTAGCGCTTGGGGACTGCTTCACGGTCAACGTAGGCGGCAGCCGCTTCGTACTCTCGCAACAGGCGCTGTCTTGCTTCCCGCATACGCGCCTTGGCAAGCTGGCGGTGGTGGTGGCCTCCTACCGCCGTTTGGGAGCCCTGGCTGCAGCGCCCAGCCCCCTAGAGCTCTGCGACGACGCCAACCCAGTAGACAACGAGTACTTCTTCGACCGCAGCTCGCAGGCGTTCCGCTATGTCCTGCACTACTATCGCACCGGCCGACTGCACGTCATGGAGCAGCTGTGCGCCCTGTCCTTCCTTCAGGAGATCCAGTACTGGGGCATCGACGAGCTCAGCATCGACTCCTGCTGCAGGGACAGGTACCCGCGAGGCGCGGTggctgggggaaggagggggcgTGAGGCAGGTGTGATGCAGAGAGGAAGGCACAGGTAAAGATGTGAGGCTTTACGTAAGCTTCGCTGAAACCAGGCCTATGAATAGATGTGGCCGCCTCTGGGCTGGAAGATGAGGTGGGGAAGCAGGAAAGCCAGATTTTGAATTCAACTTTTTGAACTTTCTTGTCCCTATTGTTTGAGTGAGTTATGCTAATTTCATGTAAAAGATAAGGGAAGTAAGACttgcaataaatatttggtgattGATAGAATAAGTCAGAAAAGCTGTGCTTCGAAAGAAATCTAGGGGTGAAGGTGTTGGTATGAAGCACTGTTAAACCTAGGACACTAACTTTTTGAAAAACTTGCATGGAGAACTGCtttaaatacagaaagaaagttGGTTCCTTCACTGGATGATGGTAGACCTTTGATGGGGACTTTGCTGTTATCTTGTCATTACTACCATTTCTTCATGAATAACTTTCCTTTACACACAACAAAGTTCCATATGGCAAACAGCTGTTCTTGTTATCAGAACATGGGTAATAAAAATGCATTGATCCACAGTTGCTTTGTTATGTATAAAATCCTTTTGCATAAACTCCTACTAAGAAAATGTCACTTTAAAAATCATGATCCTAAGTGAGAAATTCTCAATTGCTGTGGGCAGGAGACAAACTGGGTAAAGTatgaatagactttttttttttaactgaaacttACCTCCCTTTCAAGTTTCTCTTctacttctgtattttttaaaaaagttaaactaATCACCAAGTTGTCTTCTCTAAAAGATACTTCAGAAGAAAGGAGCTGAGTGAAACTCTAGACTTTAAGAAGGACACAGATGATCAGGAAAGCCAACATGAAAGTGAACAGGACTTCTCACAAGGACCTTGTCCCACTGTCCGCCAGAAGCTCTGGAATATCCTGGAGAAACCTGGGTCTTCTACAGCTGCCCGAATCTTTGGGGTCATCTCTATCATCTTTGTGGCAGTGTCCATCGTCAATATGGCCCTGATGTCAGCTGAATTAAGTTGGCTAAACCTGCAGCTGCTGGAGATCTTGGAGTATGTGTGCATTAGCTGGTTCACCGGGGAGTTTGTCCTGCGATTCTTGTGTGTGCGGGACAGGTGCCGCTTCCTGAGAAAGGTGCCAAACATCATTGACCTCCTTGCCATTTTGCCCTTCTACATCACTCTCTTGGTAGAAAGCCTGAGCGGCAGCCAGACCACACAAGAGCTGGAAAATGTGGGACGCATCGTCCAGGTTTTGAGGCTGCTCAGGGCTCTACGAATGCTAAAACTGGGCAGGCACTCCACAGGTATTCAAATTTCATTGATGCTTTTTTAATATGCCGTTGTTATCAACCATTAGTGATTTGACCATAGTACACAGAAAGCCACTCTGAATTGGTATGTGAAACTGACAGTTATCATGCTTTACCCAAATGTGACCTCTTAAGAGATACTGGGAAGCAAAATCTTAAATGTTGTTATTGCAGATATAGAGGAAAAGATATCTCTGAtacattttctcttcataagATGTTGAGGAACAATTTGACCATTTGATAACTTCAATTTATTGGAACCCAAGGTCAAGATGATGTACAAAAATTAAAGACTCTGCCTCTAGGTAATTTTAGACAAAGCATGCATAAATAACACACAAATACATGCACAGTAATTATATAATGTTAGGAACATAAGCTAGTTTGTTGTCTATACCTGAGAAGTGTGTGCACACACTCtcttcattatatataatatatatatatatacacactatatatatatatatatatatatatatatatatatatttcttctgccatatatgttatatatggcAGAAGAAAAAGTCATTCCTCCAGAGCCTTCCCTGATCGTGAGGAAGAGAGATAACCAGGTGCTGATGacctttccttaatttttaaagtagcaaTGGAAATATATTActttgaaagaaagagaagactctACTTAAATGTCTTAGCTAGTATTTGAGAATTTTCTTGTTcttcagagagagaagaaacaagaaGTCATGAGTTTTTTTGTGTTATAGAGactttgaaaatcaaatgaacaTTCCCTAGAAAATTTTTCACACAACACAATACATACATATGATTATACATGAAAATTATAGTTGATATCAGTGCAAGTCACACAGAATATTGAAGACAGTTCTTGAATGCAGTTGTTCTCAATAGCTGGTCCTAAAGCTGTTGAACATTCTGCAGTAATATGTAAGTTATCTATGTCACACCTTAGGGAAAGCAAGAATCCCCAAACTTGTTGAAATGTAGATTTTAAACTCCAAATCCCAGAAAGATAGTTTAGTATGTGGGTTGGATCCATTCCAATAAGTTTGAAGGTGATTTGATATCAGTGGTTCCTGGACCATACTTTTGGGGATGCCATATTAATACAATACatattaatacaaatatatactgtTACAAATGAGTTGGCTAGAGATTCCTTTTCcaatattatttacatatagatGTCCCTGACTAGCCACCTAAAGGGGGCGATGATAGTAGTTTCTCCCTATAAGTATAAGGGACAAATAAacctctgtgttttttttttcctactacttTATGATAAATTAGAACTCACTCTAATATGATTTTGGTGTGTATTTTCCTAGCTAGTCTCATAGCCAGGTATTTGATAGTGGGGTTTCTAACTACTTTTATAAGTTCTACTCTTCATTTTCTGACACACATAATGGGATGCTTTCTTTGAGTATTTATAAACTCTTTACAgtattcagttttaaaaacactgagcaaagaccacattttttttctcaaaagaaaggaaaaggaaaataatagtaattttcaTAATGTCACCTCTTCAAAAGTTTTCTCAGTAATAAACAAGTATAAATCATTAATAAAGccttaatttattaaaaatatatgacaatttcatgaatatttgataatttttccTGAAGCATAACATTCAGCAAAATGTAGATATATATGTAGATGACATATATCCCCACATAttaattatgaataaagatgTATTACAGAATAATGGTTAGAAGGCCAGACTGCCTAAATTTAAAGCCTGGTTTTGTAGCTTTGTACTAGATAAAACTACCTCTCTATGCCTGAGCCTCCTTATATGTAAAATTGTACAGCAATGACAACACCTGTCATATTTCTTTGAGGATTATCTAAGTTAAGAGATGGAACATGGTAGACATTCAGCCCCCTTTATATTTCTTAACAAAACTGTTTAGAGTActtcatctttaaataaaaacacttctCAGACAAACACAATGTTTCTTCTCATATTGTCAATTTACTTCAGAAATGTAATTCCATATAGACACTTCAAGGCAAGTTTTATAACTAGGTGTTATAAATGTATTCTAAAAGATATTCTTTTGAAGTTAAATCTCAAAATTAATATTCATTGGTCTTTAAAAATAGCTGGTTAATAATGCAAGAATATCTCAAAATTTGAAGAGCAAAATTCAAAACAATGAGAGCATGAATAGTATTCTACATCTTGAATAATCTCAAGTGAgttaatcagaataaaaaatgattctaaaagGTAATGCTTTGGACTTCTGGGGCAACGTCATTGTGATGCCATGTCTTCAAAATGTGTTTAAACTTTTAGAAGTATCTCTATAGCATTAGGAGGGTGATCTATGGTTAATTTAAAGCCTGGTTTATAATGGGCTTAATACATTCACATGTGGAATTGGAATCTCTTGGGTCTGTCTCCCAGGGGATCAATGAATCATCAGCATCTAGCCATGGGACCCCTCCAGTGCCTCCTAGTGATTAAATTTACCAGTGGCTCCATTCTTGCACCTTTTTGCAATGGAGGAACATTCTGTATTCAACTGTTTTCTTACAGAAAATCAGAAATGTTATGTGCTCAAGGAGGT includes:
- the Kcnv1 gene encoding potassium voltage-gated channel subfamily V member 1, encoding MELPHSGRTPLGSPLDSCSLASLDSSVFCSEGEGEPLALGDCFTVNVGGSRFVLSQQALSCFPHTRLGKLAVVVASYRRLGALAAAPSPLELCDDANPVDNEYFFDRSSQAFRYVLHYYRTGRLHVMEQLCALSFLQEIQYWGIDELSIDSCCRDRYFRRKELSETLDFKKDTDDQESQHESEQDFSQGPCPTVRQKLWNILEKPGSSTAARIFGVISIIFVAVSIVNMALMSAELSWLNLQLLEILEYVCISWFTGEFVLRFLCVRDRCRFLRKVPNIIDLLAILPFYITLLVESLSGSQTTQELENVGRIVQVLRLLRALRMLKLGRHSTGLRSLGMTITQCYEEVGLLLLFLSVGISIFSTIEYFAEQSIPDTTFTSVPCAWWWATTSMTTVGYGDIRPDTTTGKIVAFMCILSGILVLALPIAIINDRFSACYFTLKLKEAAVRQREALKKLTKNIATDSYISVNLRDVYARSIMEMLRLKGRERASTRSSGGDDFWF